A window of the Gossypium hirsutum isolate 1008001.06 chromosome A03, Gossypium_hirsutum_v2.1, whole genome shotgun sequence genome harbors these coding sequences:
- the LOC107887000 gene encoding coiled-coil-helix-coiled-coil-helix domain-containing protein 10, mitochondrial codes for MPRRSSGRSASRPAPRPAPARGPPPQPAQHAPPPAPAQSGSGGSLLGGIGSTIAQGMAFGTGSAVAHRAVDAVMGPRTIQHETVVSEAAAAPANSFTGSDACRIHSKAFQDCLNSYGNEISKCQFYMDMLSECRKNSGSMLGA; via the exons ATGCCTCGCCGAAGTTCTG GAAGATCTGCTTCTCGCCCAGCCCCTCGTCCTGCTCCGGCACGCGGCCCACCACCTCAACCTG CTCAACATGCTCCTCCTCCGGCTCCTGCTCAGAGTGGAAGTGGGGGATCCCTTCTTGGAGGCATAGGCTCAACAATAGCTCAGG GCATGGCTTTTGGAACTGGAAGTGCTGTAGCCCACAGGGCTGTCGATGCTGTTATGGGTCCTCGTACTATTCAACATGAAACTGTTGTTTCCGAGGCTGCAGCTGCCCCTGCCAATAGTTTTACTGGCTCTGATGCATGCCGCATACACTCTAAGGCATTCCAAGAC TGCCTGAATAGCTATGGGAACGAAATCAGCAAGTGTCAGTTCTACATGGATATGTTGTCAGAGTGCAGGAAGAACTCTGGATCAATGTTGGGTGCCTAA
- the LOC107886999 gene encoding gamma-glutamyl peptidase 5, translating to MGDGKRFAVLLCAEDSDYVKRYGGYYGVFVEMLAEEGEAWEVFKVANGEFPDDDEIANFDGFVITGSCNDAHGNDVWICKLIALLKKLDSLNKKVLGICFGHQILSRALGGKTGRAISGWDIGVTAIHLSSSTSTLFSSLNIPTTLSVIECHQDEVRELPPEAEVIAWSEKTGVEMFRYGDHMMGIQGHPEYTKDILIHLIDRLMQLSFIEDSYADELKANLGKVEPDKNAWKKLCTSFLKGRL from the exons atgggGGATGGGAAGAGATTTGCTGTACTTCTGTGTGCGGAGGATTCCGATTATGTTAAGAGGTACGGAGGATATTACGGGGTGTTCGTCGAAATGCTGGCAGAGGAAGGCGAGGCGTGGGAAGTTTTCAAGGTGGCCAATGGCGAGTTCCCTGACGATGATGAGATCGCGAACTTTGACGGTTTCGTTATAACCGGGAGTTGCAATGATGCGCATGGGAACGATGTTTGGATCTGCAAATTGATTGCTCTTTTGAAAAAATTGGATTCACTGAACAAAAAAGTTCTCGGGATTTGCTTCGGTCATCag ATTCTCAGTCGAGCACTGGGAGGAAAAACAGGGCGAGCCATCTCAGGGTGGGATATTGGAGTGACAGCCATTCATTTGTCATCGTCTACATCAACACTCTTCTCGTCTCTGAATATTCCGACCACTCTTTCGGTGATTGAGTGCCACCAAGATGAG GTTCGAGAACTTCCACCTGAAGCAGAGGTGATAGCATGGTCCGAAAAAACTGGTGTCGAGATGTTTAGGTATGGGGATCATATGATGGGCATACAAGGCCACCCTGAATACACCAAAGACATTCTTATTCACCTGATTGACCGTCTGATGCAGCTCAGCTTTATCGAA GATTCATATGCTGATGAGCTGAAAGCAAATCTGGGGAAAGTTGAGCCTGATAAGAATGCATGGAAGAAATTGTGCACCAGTTTCCTCAAGGGTAGATTATGA
- the LOC107887001 gene encoding dynamin-related protein 3A yields MAEEAAVASTPPQSSAAPLGSSVIPLVNKLQDIFAKLGSQSTIELPQVAVVGSQSSGKSSVLESLVGRDFLPRGSDICTRRPLVLQLLQTKRNPDGSEEEYGEFLHLPGKRFYDFSEIRREIQAETDREAGGNKGVSDKQIRLKIFSPNVLDITLVDLPGITKVPVGDQPSDIEARIRTMIMSYIKQPSCLIIAVTPANSDLANSDALQIAGNADPDGYRTIGVITKLDIMDRGTDARNLLLGKVIPLRLGYIGVVNRSQEDILLNRSIKDALVAEEKFFRSRPVYNGLADRCGVPQLAKKLNQILVQHIKAILPGLKSRISSALVSVAKEHASYGEITESKAGQGALLLNILSKYCEAFSSMVEGKNEEMSTSELSGGARIHYIFQSIFVKSLEEVDPCEGLTDDDIRTAIQNATGPRSALFVPEVPFEVLVRRQIARLLDPSLQCARFIYDELIKISHRCMMNELQRFPVLRKHMDQVVGNFLQEGLEPSETMIGHMIEMEMDYINTSHPNFIGGSKAVEVANQQIRNSRVHLPVSKAKDGLEPDKAPPSEKSSKSRTIIARQVNGIAAEQVVRPAADVEKVPSTGSTSGLTWGISSIFGSSDNRSSVKESLTNKPYTEPAQNMEHAFSMIHLKEPPSLLRPSECSETEAIEIAITKLLLRSYYDIVRKNIEDSVPKAIMHFLVNHSKRELHNVFIRKLYRENLFEEMLQEPDEIAAKRKRTRETLRVLQQAFRTLDELPLEAETVERGYSLGSDLTGLPKIHGLPTSSMYSTSSGSNDSYAASPKHTKSRKSSHSGELQSHLYASSDSNGNGRSYMPGLYPAVDL; encoded by the exons ATGGCTGAAGAAGCAGCAGTAGCATCGACACCGCCTCAATCATCTGCGGCGCCGTTGGGATCTTCCGTTATACCGCTAGTGAACAAGCTACAAGACATATTCGCTAAACTTGGTAGCCAGTCCACTATAGAGTTGCCGCAGGTGGCGGTGGTTGGAAGCCAGAGCAGTGGCAAGTCCAGTGTGCTAGAGTCGCTAGTTGGCCGTGATTTCTTGCCTCGTGGTTCCGATATATGCACGCGTCGCCCTCTTGTCCTTCAGCTTCTCCAGACCAAGCGTAACCCTGATGGTTCTGAGGAAGAATATGGCGAGTTTCTTCACTTGCCTGGCAAGCGCTTCTATGACTTCTCTGAGATTCGCAGGGAGATTCAG GCTGAGACGGATAGGGAGGCTGGAGGAAACAAAGGTGTTTCTGACAAGCAGATTCGACTTAAGATTTTCTCACCAAATGTTCTTGATATCACTCTCGTGGATTTGCCTGGAATCACGAAGGTTCCCGTGGGTGACCAGCCCTCTGACATTGAAGCTCGAATAAGAACAATGATCATGTCATACATTAAACAGCCAAGCTGTCTGATTATAGCTGTTACTCCTGCAAATTCTGACTTAGCAAATTCTGATGCGCTTCAAATTGCTGGAAATGCTGATCCTGATG GTTATAGAACCATTGGTGTAATCACAAAG TTGGATATAATGGACAGAGGTACTGATGCTCGTAATCTGCTGCTTGGGAAAGTGATTCCCCTTCGACTTGGTTACATAGGTGTTGTGAATCGTAGTCAAGAG GATATTTTACTCAACCGGAGTATCAAGGATGCCCTTGTGGCAGAGGAAAAGTTCTTCCGTAGTCGTCCA GTATATAATGGGTTAGCTGATCGTTGTGGTGTACCTCAGTTGGCGAAGAAGCTGAACCAG ATTTTAGTACAACATATCAAGGCAATACTTCCTGGGCTGAAATCACGCATTAGTTCTGCATTGGTTTCTGTGGCAAAGGAGCATGCAAGCTATGGAGAAATCACTGAATCAAAG GCTGGCCAGGGAGCTCTTCTACTGAATATTCTTTCGAAGTACTGTGAGG CGTTCTCATCAATGGTTGAGgggaaaaatgaagaaatgtcTACGTCTGAGCTGTCTGGTGGAGCAAGGATTCATTACATTTTCCAATCAATCTTTGTTAAGAGCTTAGAG GAGGTTGATCCATGTGAAGGCTTGACTGACGATGACATTCGAACTGCTATTCAGAATGCAACTGGTCCTAGATCTGCACTATTTGTACCTGAA GTCCCGTTTGAAGTGCTTGTTAGAAGGCAAATAGCACGTTTGCTAGATCCAAGTCTTCAATGTGCCAGGTTCATATATGATGAGTTAATAAAG ATTAGCCATCGCTGTATGATGAATGAACTGCAGCGATTTCCTGTTCTAAGGAAGCATATGGACCAAGTTGTTGGAAATTTTCTCCAAGAAGGTCTTGAACCATCTGAGACAATGATAGGACATATGATTGAAATGGAG ATGGATTACATAAATACTTCCCACCCAAATTTTATTGGTGGGAGCAAGGCTGTAGAGGTTGCCAATCAGCAGATAAGGAATTCCAGGGTTCATTTGCCTGTATCTAAAGCAAAG GATGGTTTGGAGCCTGATAAGGCACCTCCTTCTGAAAAAAGCAGTAAATCTCGGACTATTATTGCAAGACAAGTTAATGGAATTGCGGCTGAGCAG GTAGTCCGTCCTGCTGCAGATGTTGAGAAAGTTCCATCCACAG GAAGCACAAGTGGGTTAACTTGGGGTATCTCCTCAATATTTGGTAGCAGTGATAACCGCTCATCTGTGAAAGAGAGCTTGACAAACAAACCGTATACCGAACCTGCACAAAACATGGAACATGCCTTCTCCATGATCCATTTGAAAGAG cCCCCATCTCTCTTGAGGCCTTCAGAATGTTCAGAAACTGAAGCTATTGAAATTGCTATCACCAAATTGCTCTTAAGATCATACTATGATATTGTCAGGAAGAATATAGAGGACTCTGTGCCTAAAGCAATTATGCACTTCTTG GTCAACCATTCGAAACGTGAACTTCACAATGTCTTTATCAGAAAGCTCTACAG AGAAAACCTGTTTGAAGAAATGTTACAGGAACCTGATGAGATCGCTGCTAAGAGAAAACGTACTCGAGAAACACTCCGAGTTCTCCAACAGGCATTCAGG ACATTGGACGAATTGCCATTGGAAGCTGAAACAGTTGAGAGGGGATACAGTTTGGGTTCTGATCTAACAGGCCTGCCAAAGATCCACGGGCTGCCGACATCGTCAATGTATTCTACAAGTAGTGGTTCAAATGACTCCTATGCAGCTTCTCCTAAACACACAAAATCTCGCAAATCATCCCACTCAGGGGAACTACAGTCACACTTGTATGCTAGTTCAGATTCAAATGGAAATGGACGCAGTTACATGCCGGGCCTCTATCCTGCAGTTGATCTGTAA